The Phyllopteryx taeniolatus isolate TA_2022b chromosome 17, UOR_Ptae_1.2, whole genome shotgun sequence genome window below encodes:
- the atf5a gene encoding uncharacterized protein atf5a, which yields MDRMMIATPAPVWNTLRACQADPLALSHPQANRSQSQGCRGEVSEGSQHLIGDGLTDWMTEEVDFSSYLPNPPSPPTSANASLPPSPLHNDIHVPSDLEVMTSLLQEELAQLEDYFLSEPLPEKGPRPGKYDRAPPVTGPQAFSQPPYASYSAPSQSESSPFLLTLASGELDLLGVCGGPVARSKIPRHTPYSCGRPSPCVRKRIPDTVRLSESYDNSSSSKASNSGNSALTYCCVEEEQLVGKGYCLGSAVELRKCAILAKDEKNCCFSHNAKVAAGGGGCHFGASLDDSPKKEDLLMYSMREVSGGTANSEVLTSIKAGVEVTKATVSWKAQSSESCYLSGTPQSETYHSFFTEQVKAENLQIGQHDLHCNFLEDPGPECLLMARDSLNLESCRLKEDHCAVKYQFDVIPAEGRGERKQKKRDQNKTAAHRYRQRKRAELDSLEEQLHCLEGRNRELRDKAESVEREIQYVKDLLIEVYKARSQRLKQDTTG from the exons ATGGACAGAATGATGATAGCGACACCGGCTCCTGTTTGGAATACGCTTCGTGCGTGCCAGGCAGaccccctcgctctctctcacccACAGGCTAAccgcagccaatcacaggggtgCAGGGGGGAGGTGTCAGAGGGGAGTCAGCACTTAATTG GTGATGGTCTCACCGACTGGATGACGGAAGAAGTGGACTTCTCCTCGTACCTCCCGAACCCTCCCTCCCCTCCTACCTCCGCCAATGCCTCTCTCCCCCCGTCACCCCTTCACAATGATATCCATGTGCCCTCTGACTTAGAGGTTATGACCTCTCTGCTGCAAGAGGAACTCGCCCAACTGGAAGACTACTTCCTGTCTGAGCCACTGCCGGAGAAAGGTCCGAGGCCGGGGAAATACGACCGGGCTCCTCCGGTGACGGGTCCTCAGGCGTTCAGTCAACCGCCCTATGCATCGTACTCCGCACCCAGCCAATCGGAATCCAGCCCATTTCTTCTCACTCTGGCGAGCGGAGAACTGGACTTGCTCGGCGTGTGTGGCGGGCCTGTAGCGCGATCTAAAATTCCCAGGCACACCCCGTATAGCTGCGGTCGCCCCAGCCCGTGCGTTAGGAAAAGAATCCCAGACACGGTGAGGTTAAGTGAAAGTTATGACAACAGTTCAAGTTCCAAAGCAAGCAACTCAGGTAACTCGGCACTCACTTATTGCTGTGTGGAAGAGGAGCAGTTAGTCGGCAAAGGCTACTGTCTGGGCAGTGCGGTCGAGCTCCGAAAATGCGCCATTCTCGCCAAAGACGAGAAAAACTGCTGCTTCAGTCACAACGCAAAGGTCGCCGCCGGCGGGGGCGGATGCCATTTTGGCGCATCACTTGACGACTCGCCAAAGAAAGAAGATCTGCTGATGTATAGCATGAGAGAGGTGAGTGGCGGCACCGCTAACAGCGAGGTGCTCACCAGCATCAAAGCTGGTGTGGAGGTGACAAAAGCGACAGTTTCTTGGAAAGCCCAGAGCAGTGAAAGTTGTTATCTTTCTGGAACACCCCAGTCTGAGACCTATCATAGCTTCTTCACCGAGCAGGTCAAAGCGGAGAATCTGCAGATAGGGCAGCATGACTTGCACTGTAATTTCCTGGAGGATCCGGGTCCAGAGTGTCTTCTGATGGCAAGGGACAGTCTGAACTTAGAATCTTGCAGGTTGAAGGAAGACCACTGTGCTGTGAAATACCAATTTGATGTCATTCCCGCAGAAGGCAGAGGAGAGCGCAAACAGAAGAAGAGAGATCAGAACAAAACAGCTGCTCACAG GTATCGCCAAAGAAAAAGGGCGGAATTAGATTCTTTGGAAGAACAGCTGCATTGCCTGGAAGGGAGGAACCGTGAGCTGCGGGACAAGGCGGAGTCTGTAGAGCGTGAAATCCAGTACGTCAAAGACCTCCTGATCGAAGTTTACAAGGCCAGAAGCCAAAGGCTAAAGCAGGACACAACAGGATAA